In the Nitrospinota bacterium genome, one interval contains:
- a CDS encoding flagellin has product MALRVYTNNFSVSAQRHLGNNNDNLKTSLERLSSGMRINRASDDAAGLAISEGMRGDIRSMKQAIRNANDGIGMINTAEGALGEQASMLIRMRELASQAATGTIGSAERITINREFQALKDEIDRTAAVTEFNGQKLLDGSMSTAGSLSVVIQIGIAATTNDRISFNNSIDLTAITSTGLAIQNLSVTGVSDALSSLAGIDSAIAKVTDGRGRLGALQNRLVHTLQSLAVYTENLTNAESQIRDADYAAEISEFTKNQILSQASTAILAQANLVPQTVLQLLG; this is encoded by the coding sequence ATGGCACTACGAGTTTATACGAACAATTTCTCTGTTTCCGCCCAAAGGCACTTGGGAAACAACAACGACAACCTCAAGACTTCTCTTGAGAGACTCTCTTCCGGTATGCGAATCAACCGCGCGTCAGACGACGCCGCCGGTCTTGCGATATCCGAAGGGATGAGGGGCGATATTCGCTCCATGAAACAGGCTATAAGGAACGCCAACGACGGTATTGGCATGATAAACACGGCTGAAGGCGCCCTCGGCGAACAGGCTTCGATGCTTATAAGAATGAGGGAGCTTGCTTCACAGGCCGCAACTGGTACGATCGGCTCCGCGGAAAGGATCACGATCAACCGCGAGTTCCAGGCGCTGAAAGACGAAATTGACCGCACCGCGGCAGTCACCGAGTTCAACGGCCAGAAACTGCTCGACGGCTCAATGAGCACAGCTGGCTCTTTATCGGTTGTTATTCAGATAGGTATTGCGGCAACAACCAACGACAGGATCAGCTTCAATAACTCCATCGACCTTACCGCTATCACCAGCACAGGCCTGGCCATCCAGAATCTCAGCGTTACCGGCGTTTCGGACGCTCTTTCATCGCTGGCAGGGATCGACTCCGCCATCGCGAAAGTTACCGACGGACGAGGCCGCCTCGGCGCACTGCAGAACAGGCTTGTACACACACTTCAGAGCCTCGCGGTTTACACCGAGAACCTGACAAATGCCGAATCACAGATTAGGGACGCGGATTACGCGGCGGAGATCTCGGAATTTACCAAGAACCAGATCCTTTCGCAGGCTTCGACGGCGATATTGGCACAGGCCAACCTCGTACCGCAGACAGTACTGCAGCTCCTTGGATAA